A genomic segment from Candidatus Margulisiibacteriota bacterium encodes:
- a CDS encoding antitoxin — MKKTKFLDKAEKKLINSLEKDGWRPVGDLQEWQEKLAKAATATLTKDQRMNIRVTQSDLAGIKLRAVEEGLPYQTLISSIIHKYLTGRLVDSKIHA; from the coding sequence ATGAAAAAAACAAAATTTTTGGACAAAGCGGAAAAAAAGCTGATCAACTCATTGGAAAAAGACGGCTGGCGGCCGGTAGGCGATTTGCAGGAGTGGCAAGAAAAATTGGCTAAAGCTGCGACTGCTACTTTGACTAAAGACCAGCGCATGAATATTCGTGTAACGCAAAGCGACCTGGCTGGCATTAAATTGCGCGCGGTTGAAGAAGGCTTGCCTTATCAGACGCTGATTTCCAGTATTATTCATAAATATCTGACTGGCCGGTTAGTAGACAGCAAAATACACGCTTAA
- a CDS encoding toxin yields MRYVWDEQKNALLKQTRHISFEQVVLAIEERKVADVLDHPNQEKYKGQFFILTEVNGYIYVTPAELTAEGYFLKTIYPSRKYTQKYLRKD; encoded by the coding sequence ATGCGGTATGTTTGGGATGAGCAAAAAAATGCGTTATTAAAACAAACACGCCATATTTCTTTCGAGCAGGTTGTTCTGGCAATAGAAGAACGCAAAGTGGCCGATGTGTTGGACCACCCCAATCAAGAGAAATACAAAGGACAATTTTTTATACTGACAGAAGTAAATGGATATATATATGTGACGCCCGCAGAACTTACAGCGGAGGGTTATTTTCTGAAAACTATTTACCCCAGCCGCAAGTATACGCAAAAATATTTAAGAAAGGACTAA
- the lnt gene encoding apolipoprotein N-acyltransferase — protein MPVVLNIFLVSFSAVLTALAFPPYKLFYLAFISLMPFFWVICRARSYRGVLGYALLFGLLFYLLLLRHMLVLAEYSSLILIILGWLLLAFFQALFGAAAALLGKFVQRSAPAQNFSGVLWTLPAYAFAWVFFDWLRSLGVFGFTLGGLAYSQYLFPEFLQLARYTGPYGLTFVLVFLNVFGGTLAARFWPAEKTEKKIWLGASAALLVLLGFGLGLSSLCLTWHDIYQQLNDSHKVVTVFQPAIPQKVKLDETFWPALKKSYLEDIRDFSLNAKTDLLVLPETILGEFLLHNKEFMFALRDALDFSLVFGIPRQGDAGDGRYYNSVVLFNRYGGLTVLHDKKYLVPFGEYLPFKPLLHWLVADTGFFDSEYSAGETGADPGGDYAAAVCFESTFPYQLREQIRGGGRLILILTNDAWFGRTPLLDMHLSYAVLRAVENNRYTAQSANTGRSALIDNRGRILRMSEIDAKEFLTTETVLLTEKTVYTYFGELIIYLALVFFFLYFYLLLYAKGRGR, from the coding sequence ATGCCGGTTGTTTTAAATATTTTTCTGGTGAGTTTTTCAGCGGTCTTGACCGCGCTAGCTTTTCCGCCCTACAAACTTTTTTATCTGGCTTTCATCAGCTTGATGCCGTTCTTTTGGGTGATCTGCCGCGCGCGCTCTTACCGCGGCGTCCTGGGTTACGCGCTGTTATTTGGCCTGCTTTTTTATCTGCTGCTGCTGCGCCACATGCTTGTGCTGGCGGAATATTCCTCCTTGATTTTGATAATTTTGGGCTGGCTGCTGCTGGCTTTTTTTCAAGCGCTCTTTGGCGCCGCGGCGGCGCTGCTCGGCAAATTTGTCCAGCGCAGCGCGCCTGCTCAAAATTTTAGCGGTGTGCTCTGGACTTTGCCGGCTTATGCTTTTGCCTGGGTGTTTTTCGACTGGCTGCGCTCGCTGGGTGTTTTTGGTTTCACGCTCGGCGGCTTGGCTTACTCGCAGTATTTATTCCCCGAGTTTTTGCAGCTGGCGCGTTACACCGGCCCGTACGGACTAACTTTTGTTTTGGTTTTTCTGAATGTTTTTGGCGGAACGCTGGCCGCGCGTTTTTGGCCAGCGGAAAAAACGGAAAAGAAAATTTGGCTGGGCGCTTCCGCCGCGCTGCTTGTTTTGCTGGGTTTTGGCCTGGGTTTAAGCAGTCTGTGCTTAACTTGGCACGACATTTACCAGCAGCTGAATGACAGCCACAAAGTGGTGACGGTGTTCCAGCCGGCTATCCCGCAAAAAGTCAAACTCGACGAGACTTTTTGGCCGGCCTTGAAAAAAAGTTACCTGGAGGATATACGGGATTTTTCTTTGAATGCTAAGACCGATCTGCTAGTCCTGCCGGAAACGATTTTGGGTGAATTTTTACTGCACAATAAAGAATTTATGTTTGCCCTGCGCGACGCTCTGGATTTTTCGCTGGTTTTCGGCATTCCGCGGCAGGGCGACGCGGGTGACGGACGTTACTATAATTCCGTGGTTTTGTTCAATCGTTACGGCGGCCTGACCGTCCTGCACGACAAAAAATATTTAGTGCCGTTTGGCGAGTATTTGCCGTTCAAGCCACTGCTGCACTGGCTGGTGGCGGACACTGGTTTTTTTGACAGCGAGTACAGCGCTGGAGAGACCGGCGCTGATCCTGGCGGCGACTATGCGGCGGCCGTCTGTTTTGAGTCGACTTTTCCGTATCAGCTGCGCGAGCAGATCCGCGGCGGCGGCAGGCTGATCTTGATCCTGACCAATGACGCCTGGTTTGGCCGCACTCCTTTGCTGGATATGCATTTGAGTTACGCTGTCCTGCGCGCGGTGGAAAACAACCGTTATACCGCGCAGTCCGCGAATACCGGCCGTTCGGCGCTCATTGACAACCGCGGACGCATCCTGCGAATGTCCGAGATCGACGCCAAAGAATTTTTGACCACGGAGACAGTTCTGCTGACGGAAAAAACAGTTTACACTTATTTCGGCGAGCTGATCATTTATCTGGCGCTGGTCTTTTTCTTTCTGTATTTTTATCTGCTGCTGTACGCCAAAGGCCGTGGCAGGTAA